The genomic region TGGCCGATGTCAGCGTGGCGCAGGCGCGGCGGCTGCTGGAACGGCTGGTCGCCGACCACCTCGTGCAGTCGCGGACGCCGGGCCGGTACGAGCTGCACGACCTCCTACGCGCCTATGCGGCCGAGTTGAGCGGTGACGACAGGGCAGCGGCGCTGCGGTTGACCGAGTGGTACGTCCACACACTGGAGAACGCCGCCGTGCACGAGGGCGCCAAGATCGCCATGCGTGCCGGCGAGGTCACGACCGGCGTGACACCGCAGGAGTTCTCGTCGCGGTCGGACGCGCTGGCGTGGGTCCGGCAGGAGTGGGACAACCTGAAGGCGACGATGTTCGGTGCGATCGTGCGCGGCTGGCATCGGCTGGCGACTTCGACCGCCGCGAACCTGAAGTGGGTGCTGGTCTTCCACCCTGGCCGCCGCCTCGACCACATCGAGATGCTGGAGGCGGTGCGCGAGTTCGGCACGGCTCGTGAACAGGGACTCGTGCAGCTCAAGCTCGCCGACGCGTACTCCGACCTCGGACGGCACGCGGAGGCGTTGCGCCTCTACGAGGACGGGTTGGAGTTGGTGCACACGGCCGGCGAGCGGTCCGCGGAAGCGGCCGGAGTGCTCAACATGGCGGCCACCTTGACCCGGCTCGGCAGGAGTGAGGAGGCGCTCGCCAGCCGGCGACGTGGCCTCGCGATCGGTCTCAAGCTCGGCGACGTCTACGTGGAGAGCCTCGCTCGTGCCAACATCAGCCTGAACCTGCACTCCCTCGGCCGGTACGCGGAGGCTGTCGAGGAGAGCGGACTGGCCGTTGTGACGGCGGCGAAACTCGACGACAAGTACATGAGGGCACGGGTGCGCGCGCTGCACGGCAGAGCGCTGGGCAGTGTCGGCGAGCTCGCGGAGGCGGTGAGCGAACTGGAGCACGCTCGCGAGGTGATGGTCGAGTTCGGTGATGCCGAGAACGAGGCCGAGGTGCTGAACCAGCTGGGAATGGTCCTGCTGGACATGGGCCGGCGCGAAGAAGCTGTCGAGGCGTGGCAACGCGCGGTGCGTCTGTGGCGTGACATCGCCGAGGACGAGCGAGCGGACGAGCTGACCGAACGGCTCACCGAGCTGGACGGGCGGCCGGCGGGCTGAGCCGGCCGCACCTTCCTGAAGGGGCCGGGTGGCACGTCGCGGTGGAAGAGGTGTGTGGTCCGCGACGGGCACCGGGCGGCAGCGACGAGCCCCCAGGTGCTTCCTCGTCGCTGCCGTTCCCGGCCACCGACTACGTTGCCGGACGGCGCTCACACATCGGTCACACGAGGTCCGAAGAGGACAGGAGCAGCATGAACGTCGAGTACCGCGTCCTCGGGCCGGTGGAGGTGGTGCGCGACGGCGTGCCGGTGGCGCTGCCGGCGGGGCGGGGGCGGGTGTTGCTCGCCACACTCCTGTTGCGGCCGAACCGGTTCGTGCCGGTGGACGAGCTGGTGGACCGGCTCTGGGACGGGGAGCCGCCCACGCCGGACCGGGCGCACAAGACGTTGCAGATGGTCGTGCGGCGGTTGCGGGTGGCGCTCGGGGACGCGGACTGCGTGCGGACGGCGACCGGCGGGTACCTGGCCGAGGTCGATCCCGAGCAGCTGGACCTGACCCGGTTCCGGCGGCTCGCGGCCGACGGTGAGTTCGCGACGGCGCTGGCCCACTGGCGCGGGCCGGTGGCCTCCGACGTCGACTCGGCGCATCTGCACCGCGAGGACGTGCCGCCGCTCGTCGAGGAACGGCTGGTGGTGCTGGGCCGCAGGATCGACGTGGACCTGGCGCGGGGCCGGGGTGGCGAGCTGGTGGACGAGCTGCGCGGGCTGACCGGCGAGCACCCGTTGCGCGAGGGGTTCTGGGCGCAGCTCGTGCAGGCGTTGCACCAGGCGGGACGGCCGCAGGACGCGCTGGCGGCGTACGAGCAGATCCGCGACCAGCTCGCCGACGAGCTCGGGGTGGAGCCCGGTCAGCCGTTGCGGGACCTGCACGAACGGCTGCTGGACCCGGCGGCGCGCGGTGACGTGCCGCGGCAGCTGCCCGCGCTGGCCACCTACTTCGCCGGGCGGGAGGAGGAGCTCGCGAAGCTCACCAGGCTCACCGAGGCGGGTGCGGCGGTGGTGATCACCGCGATCGACGGCGCCGCGGGCGTCGGCAAGACCGCGCTCGCCGTGCACTGGGCGCACTCGGTGGCTGACCGGTTCCCCGACGGCCAGCTCTACGTCGACCTGCGCGGCTTCGACCCGTCCGCGCAGCCGCTCGAACCGTCCGACGTGCTGGCGTCGTTCCTGGCCGCGTTCGGCGTGCCCGGCGGCAAGGTGCCCGCCGACCTGCCGGAACGCGCGGCGCTCTACCGCAGCGTGATCGCCGACCGCAGGGTGCTGGTGCTGCTCGACAACGCCCGCGACGTCGAGCAGGTCCGCCCGCTGCTGCCGGCCGGGCGGGGGTGCTTGGTGGTGCTGACCAGCCGCAACCGGTTCACCGGGCTGGTCGTGCGGGAGGGCGCGCTGCCGGTGACGCTGGACGTGCTGACCGAGCCCGACGCCGTCGCGCTGCTCACCGCGCGGCTCGGCGCCGACCGGGTGCGGGCCGAACCGGACGCGGTCGCGGACCTGGTGGCGTTCTGCGGTGGTCTCCCGCTCGCACTGGCCGTGCTCGCCTCCCGGACCGCGAGCTCACCGGAGCTGACCCTGCGCGCGCTCGTCGACGAGCTGAAGGACGCGAGCAGCGGGCTGATGGGCGGCGTCGACACGGTCTTCTCGACCTCCTACCGCAGGCTCGACGCCGCCGCGGCCAGGCTCTTCCGCCTGCTCGGGCTCGCCACCGGCCCGGACATCTCGCTGGACGCCGCCGCCGCGCTCGACGGCCGGTCCCGCACCGAGGTCCGCAGGTCGTTGCACCTGCTGATCCGCATGCACCTCGCGGTCGAACGCACACCGGGCCGCTACACGTGCCACGAACTGCTGCGCGCGTACTCGCTGACCCGGTCCGTCGCCGAGGACACCGACGCCGACCGGCACGCGGCCGTGCGCCGGCTGCTCGACTTCTACCTGCGCACGGCCGACAACGCCGACCGCCTGCTGCGCCACAGCCGGGTCGCGCTGACGTTGCCGCCGATGGCCGACGACGTGCACCCCACACCGCTGCCCGACCGGACCGCCGCGCTCACGTGGTGCGAGACCGAGCACCAGAACCTGATGGCGGCCGCGCGCCTGGCCGGTGAGCACGGCCTGCACCAGCACGCGTGGCAGCTGCCCACCACGATGTTCGGCTACCTCAACGTCCACCAGCTCCCCGCCGAGCGCGTCGAGCTGTGCCGGGTGGCGCTCGCGGCCGCCAGAGCCGCCGAGAACCCGTTCGCCGTGGGCAACACGCTGCACTCGCTGGGCAACGCGCTCAGCACGCTCAGCCTGTTCGAGGAGGCCGACGCCGCCTACGCCGAGGCGTTGCAGGTGCGGGAGGGCATCGGCCACCTGCACGGCATCGCGGTCACCCTCGACCAGTGGGCGGTCAACCAGGCCAAGCAGGGCCTCCTGGAGCCCGCCCGCGTCCTGCACGAACGAGCCGTGGACCGCCGCCGGGAAGAGGGCGAACCGGCCGGCCTCGCGATCGCGTTGAACAACCAGGCCATGACCCTGGTGGCGCTCAAGGACTTCGAGGCCGCACTGGCCGCCAACGACGAGGCGCACGCCACGATCGTCGCCGCCGGCATCGACTACCTGCTTCCGTCCACTTTGGACACCAGAGGCATGCTCCAGCTGGAGCTCGGCCGTCTCGACGACGCCGTCGAGACGTTCCACGACGTGCTCGCACTGCCCGACGACGACATGCCCAACGCCATCCGCGCCGTCACGCACGAGAACCTGGCCGAGGCGCTCGCACGGCAGGGCCGGGTCGCCGAAGCCGTTGCGGCACTGGGGGAAGCGCTGCTGATGCGGGAGGAGCAGGGCAACACCCGCGCGGCCGCCGTGCTGCGGGACCGCATCGCCGAGCTGGAGTCTTAGCGTTCCAGCTTGCGGATCCTGTCGGCTCCGGGGAGCCTGCTGCGCTCGGTGATGATCAGCGCTTCCCGGGCGCATCGCAGGGCCGTCGCGCGGTCGCCTGCAGCGGTGAACACCTCCACGCCGTTGAGCAGCACCGCGATGCGTGGTGCGTTGGCCAGGTGTTCGAGCGAACCGGCGAAGATGTCGCGGTACAACCGAACGTGCCCGAGACGACGTTGCCCAGCACAGATCCGCGCCACAGCGCCAGAGCGGCGTGCGGCTCGTGGTTGGCCAACGCCCGGAACCGCAACAGGTCCAGGTTGTCGACCTCGGCCAGATAGCCGTTCGTGGTGGTGGACACGCAGTTCGCCGGGCCGAGCGCTTGCCGCAACCGCACGACGACCATCTGCAGGGTCTTCGCCGCTCGGTCGATCAACGGCGGCGAGCCGTCCCAGAGCCGTTCGACGAGCTCGTCCACGGACACGGACCTGTTGGGGCGCAACAACAACGTCGCCAGCAGCACTCGACCCTTGCCGGCCGGCACAGTGACCGGAACCCCGTCGAAGCGCACCTCCAACGGCCCCAGCACCCGGTACTCAGCGTCCGGCACGCCGGACCTCCAGCTCGCGGACCAGTTCGCGGACCAGCTCGCGGATCTCGTCCACCCGGCGCAGCCCGCTGCGCTCGGCGATCTCCAACGCCTCGCGGGCGCAGGTCAGCGCCGCCTCCCGGTCACCGGCCGCGCGGAACACCTCGGCGCCGCTGACGAGCGCCGAGGTGCGGGAGAAGCTGCTCTCCTGGTCGAGCAAGGGCCCGGCGAAGAGGTCGCGGTAGATCCGCACGGCGCCCTCCAGGTCACCCATCCGGAACTTGGCCAGCGCGCGCGTGTCCTCCAGCGCGCCGTCCACGATGCCGAGCGAGGCGTACACCTCGGCCGCCTCGTCGGCGGCCTGCACGGCTCCCGCGAAGTCACCCAGCTCCACGAGCGTCATGGCGACGGCGTTCAGGGACCGGGCCCACCCGCGGGTGTTGCCCGCCTGCCGCCAGTGCGCGCCCGCCGCCCGGTCGTGGCGCAGCGCCTCCGCGTAGTCCTCCTGCTCGAACCAGACGTTGGCCAGCTCGACCTCGGTGGCGGCGAGCGTCCACGGGTCGCCGTGCTCCTCCCGCAGGGCGAGTGCCCGTTGCAGCAGGCCCAGCGCTTCCTCGAAGTGACCCGCCCTGCGGTGCGCCACGCCCAGGCTGTGCAGCGCCACCGCCTGTCCGTACCGGTTCCGCGACCGCTCGGCGGCTTCGAGCGCGACCGCGTAGAGCCGGAGGAAGTCACCGGTCGACGCGTGCACCTGCAGGTGGCCCCACAGGCAGCCGGGCAGCATCCACGCGTGGTCGAGGTGTCCCTCCGCCAGGGCGAACTCGCAGAGCTCGATGAGCAGGTCGTGCTCCTGCCGGCACCAGGCGAGCGCGCTGTCCCGGTCGGTGAACGTGGCGGCCTCCACCACCGGGTCGCGTCCGGTGAGCGGTTTCGCACGGCGGTCGGCGCGGATGGCGCGTTCGGCGTTGTCGACCGAGTGCAGGTGGTGGTCGAGGAACCGCACCACGGCGGCCCGGCGTTCCTCGGCGGTCTCCTCGGCGACCGCGCACTCGCGGGCGTGCAGGAAGAGCAGGTCGTGCAGCGAGAACCGCTGGGACGCGTGCTCGTCGGTGAGGTGGGCGCGGGTCAGCGTGCGCAGCAGCTTCAGCGCCTGCTCGCCCGGGACGCCCAGCAGCGCACCCGCCGACATCGGCGTGAAGTCGGCGCGCGGTGCCAGGCCGAGCAGCCGGAACATCCGGCGCTCGTCCGGGGTGAGTGCGCTGTAGGAGAGGTCGAACGCGGCGCGCACCGCGGCCTCCCGGTCGTCGCCGATCTCCAGCGACGTCAGCCGGTTCCCGTTCTGCAGCTCGTCGACCAGGCTGCGCACCGACCGCAGCGGCTCCACGGCGAGCATCGACGCGGCGATCCGCAGCGCGAGCGGCAGGTGGACGCACAACCGCGCGAGCTCGGCCGTGGCCTCCTGCTCGGCCCGCACCCGGTCGGCGCCGATCATCTTCTCCAGCAGCCGCACCGCGTCGGCCGGCGGCAGCACGCCGAGCTGCAGCACCTTGGCGTCGTTCAACGCCACCAGCCCGCGCAGGTCGGACCGGCTGGTGATGACCGCGACCGACCGGCCGCCGGTGGGCAGCAGCGGCCGCACCTGCTCGGCCGTGCGCGCGTTGTCGAGCAGCACCAGCACCCGCCGGTCGGCCGTCAGCGACCGGTACGCGCCGACCCGCTGGCCGGTGTCGGCGGGGATCTCCTTCGACGCCAGCCCGAGCCCGCGCAGCAGCTGGTCGAGGGCGTCGTGCGGGCTCAGCGGCTCGTCCCGGTCGTACCCGCGCAGGTTGATCGCCAGCTGCCCGTCCGGGAACCGCTCGCGCACCCGGTGCGCCCAGTGCACAGCCAGCGCCGTCTTGCCCACGCCCGCGCTGCCCGCGATCGCGGAGATCACCACCGGCTGGCCGCCGGACAGCAGCCGGTCGAGCTGGGCCAGGTCGTCCGCGCGACCGGTGAACCGGGGCAGGTCCGGCGGCAGCTGCCGGGGCACCGCGACCGCCCGCCGGGCACCCGGATCGGGTTCGGCGCGCAGGATCGACTGGTGCAGCTCCCGCAGCGTCGGCCCGGGATCGATGCCGAGCTCGTCCGCCAGGATGTGGCTGACCTGCGTGAACGCCGTGAGTGCCTCGGCCTGGCGGTCCGCGCGGTACAGCGCGGTCATCAGCTGCGCCCAGAACCGTTCGCGCAGCGGGTGTTCCAGGGTCAGCGCGCGCAGCTCGGCCACCAGCTCGCCCGCCCGCCCGGCCTCCAGGTCCAGCTCGATCCGCCGCTCCAGCACCGTGAGCCGTTCCTCGGCGACCCGCGGCACGTCCTCGCCGTGCAGGGCGTCCGACGTGACGTTGGAGAGCAGCGGCCCGCGCCACAGGGCGAGAGCGGCGTGCGGGTCGACTTCGCTCAACGACCGGAACCGCAGCAGGTCCAGGTTGTCGACTTCGGCCAGATAGCCGTTCGTGGTGGTGGTGACGCAGTTCGCGCGACCAAGCGCCTGCCGGAGCCGTGCGACTGTCATGTGCAACGTCTTCACGGCCCGGTCGATGGACGGCGGCGACCCGTCCCACAGCCGTTCGACGAGCTCGTCGACGGACATGAACTGGTTCGGGCGCAGCAGCAGCGTCGCGAGCAGCACGCGACCCTTGCCGGCGGGCACGACCACGCGCTCACCGTCGAAGAGGACGTCCAACGGTCCCAGCACGCGGTACTCGGCCCCCAGCACAGGCGGAGCTTAGTGCCGCCGCCCGGTCCGGCCCACGCGGCAGCCGGGCCGGGAACCCCACAGCGTGACCGGTGGGTCGCGGTCCGTGGTCGCAGGTTGAACTCTCGGCGGCGACCTGAGCCGTCCGTGTCGTCCGGCCGTGCCGCATCGGGTAAGCATGTGCGCGGAAGAGGGGAAGGTGGATGAGTCTGCGAGTCGCGGTGGACTTCGGCACGTCGAGCACCTGCGTCGCGGTCTCGGTGCACGGCAGGGAGCCCCAGGTGGTCGTCTTCGACGGCCAGCCGCTGGTGCCGTCCGCCGTGTTCGCCGCCGCGGACGGGACGTTGTTCGTCGGGCACGAGGCCGAGCGCCAGGCCGCGGTCGACCCCGCCCGCTACGAGCCGCACCCCAAGCGCCGCGTCGACGAGGGTGAGCTGCTGCTGGGCAGCAGCGTGCTCCCCGTCGCGGACGTCGTGCGCGCGGTGCTCACGCGTGCGGTCGGCGAGGCCCGGCGCGTCGGCGGTGGTGCGCCCGTCGACCTGCTCGTGCTCACCCACCCCGCCGACTGGGGCACGGTCCGCACCCGCGTGCTGATCCAGGCCGCGCGTGGCCTCGGGCGGGAGCTGGTGCTCGTGCCGGAACCCGTGGCGGCCGCCGTCTTCCACTCCGCGAGCCACTCGGTGCCGGACGGGGGCACGCTGGCCGTGCTCGACCTCGGTGGCGGCACGGTCGACGCGAGCGTGGTGACGCGGGCCGGCGGGAGCTTCCGGGTGCTCGCCGCGAAAGGTGATCCGAGCTTCGGCGGTGCCGACGTCGACCAGGCGTTGCTGGAGCACGTCGGCGCGCTGGTGTCGGCGAAGGACCCGCAGGCGTGGCGGCAGCTCGTCGAAGGCCGGGAGATGGCGGACCGGCGCAAGCGGCGGGTGCTGCGCCAGGACGTGCGCGGTGCCAAGGAGACGCTGTCCCGGCACGCGTACACGGACGTGCCGATGCCGCCGCCGTTCCCCGACGCGCACGTCACCAGGTCCGACCTGGAGCAGCTGATCACCGCGCCGGTGGGCCGGGCGGCCGCGCTGGTCGGTTCGGCCGTGCGCGAGGCGGGCCTGGTGCCGCAGCAGCTCGCCGCGGTGTTCCTGGTCGGCGGGTCGAGCCGGATCCCGCTCGTCGCGCGGATGGTGCACGAGCACACCGGCGTGGTGCCCACGAGCATCGACCAGCCGGAGACCGTGGTGGCCCGCGGTGCGCTGCGGGCGGTGAGCCTCGACCCGGAACGCACGGGTGGCGTGGCTCCCCAGGGCTTGGCGCAGAAGCCGCAGCCGTCGGGTGAGGTGACCCACAACCTGCGGGTGTCCGACGAGACCACCCGCAAGATCACCCGCCGGATCACACCGCCGCCGGCCGCCCGGTTCCCGGCCTCGTTCCCGCCGATGACACCGCCGAAGAAGAGCAAGGTGCCGCTGTTCGTCGCGATCGGCCTGGTCGTCGTGCTCGCGGCCGCGGGTGCCGGCGGCTACCTCTGGTGGCAGAACCGGGAGAAGACCGGGACCGACGTCCCGCCGCCGTCGGACCAGATCGCGCAGTACGACTACAGCTTCACCCGGCCGGACGGCTGGGAGCAGACCGGCGGGGCGCCGGCCTCCCGGCAGGTGCTTTTGCAACCGGTCGACCGCGAAAAGTCCGCGGACGATTCACCGGACGACCGGATCGCTGTGCAAGAGCAAAAGCTGGAGTACAACAGCGACAAGGACCGCCCTCGGGCACTCGCGGAATTGCAGAAGCAATACGGCGACCGTTTGGACAACGGCGACAAGGTCGCCGCGTTCAGCGATCGCCACACATTCGCGGGCAAGTCCGTTGTTCACTATCGCGAAGAGGTCGGCGGAGCAGGGGTCGACTGGTACATCCAGTTCGTCGGTACCTCTCAGGTGAGCGTGGGCTGCCAGGCGACCCGGGCCGGGCAGGACCGCGTCCGCGCCGCCTGCGAGCAGATCATCCGCTCGCTGACCATCAAGCCGTGAGCAGCACCAGGGGAGTCGCCGATGTCCGCCAGCGAGGTACTGGCCCAGTTCCGCGCCGAGGTCGGGAACGCCGTCACGCGCGCCCGCCGCGCCGCCGGTGAGGTCGGGGCGCGCAACGCCGAACTGCGCGAACGCACCGCACACCTGGCCAGGCAGGCGCGTGAGCGCCGCACGGAACCGACGGCTGCCGCCACTCCCGGAGACGTCCGCGAGGCCGCCGTCGGGTTCCGCACCGAGCGCGGACTGCCCGTCGAGCAGACGCCGGAGGCCGCCGAACTGACCGCTCCAGCGTCTCAACCGGCTCCGGAACGCGTGGTTCCGGCCACTCTCGGTTCGACCGCCGTCGCCGGTCCGAGTGGTCAACTTCCCCGTGTGGGTGACGATGACGAGGACTTTTCGCAGTCGCGAATCCTCTACTGACACCGGGCGTTCACCTGGCGCCGTTTACTAGCGCAACTACTTCGAAAGAAGTCGCGACAGGGCGGAACCGACATGGCAGGGTTCCCGTCGGAAGAGGCGTACGAACCAAGAAGTACGGCCTGAAGTTCTCTGAAGGGGGAATCTCCCAATGTCTGGATTCGGTACCACGACTGCGGAACTCGACACTCTGGCGAAGCGCATCATCGAGGCCGACGAGACCGCGCAGGCGAAGATCCGTCAGGTCCGCGACGCCGCCGAGACCGTCGCCGCGACCTGGAAGGGTGCGGCGTTCACCGCCTTCCAGAACCTGATCTCCCGCTTCGACGCGGACGCCGCGAAGGTCCAGGAGGCCCTCCGCGCGATCGCCGAGCAGATCTCCGACACCTCGAAGGTGTACGCCCAGAACGAGGCGGCCCAGGAGGCCGAGATCAGCAACGTCACCGCCCGCCTCGGCTGAGCTGGTTCACGTCTTCGCTTCACGTCTTCGTTCCACATTCCTGCACGTCAGAAACTTTCAAGGGGAGAATCACAATGAGTGGTGACCAGATCGCAGTCTCGTTCGGCGAGATCGCCAACGCTGCGCAGACCATCACGACCCAGTCCAAGGAGATCGACACGGTCCTGGACGACATCCGCCAGGAGGTCGTGCGCGTGCTCGGCACCTGGGAGGGTGAGGGCTCCGAGACCTACAAGCAGTCCCAGGACAGGTGGGACAGGGCTGCCGCCGACCTGAACTCGGTGCTCGCCGCCATCGGTACCGCCGTGCAGCAGGCCGGCGACGCGTACCAGCAGGCTGAGAAGCAGAACGTCTCGCGCTGGTAAGACCGCTCGGTAGCAAGACCCTCGTGAGCCCCGGAACCACGTGGTCCGGGGCTCACGTACGTCCGGAGGAAGGTCGGTCGGAGGGGCCGTTTTGGTCCCCGCACCACCCATCCGGTATCTTCTTACGTTGTTGTGCGGTAGCTGGCGCCTGTGTGTGCCGCGCCTGTCTCGGAACCACCGCTTGGCAAGTCCAAGATCGGTCTGGGGCAACCGCCGCAGTGACCCCAGACGCAAGTGACGACGAGGTAATTCCGTGCGCACGTACAGCCCGAAGCCCGGTGAGGTGACCCGCACCTGGCACGTGATCGACGCCCAGGACGTGGTGCTCGGCCGGCTCGCCACCCAGGCCGCGACGCTGCTGCGCGGCAAGCACAAGCCGACCTACGCGCCTCACGTTGACACCGGTGACTTCGTGGTCATCATCAACGCTGACAAGGTCGCACTGACCGGCTCGAAGCGCGACCAGGAGTTCCAGTACCGCCACTCCGGCTTCCCCGGTGGTCTGCGCAAGCAGTCCTTCGGCGAGGTTCTGGACACGCGTCCGGACCGCCTGGTGGAGAAGGCGATCAAGGGCATGCTGCCCAAGAACCGCCTGGGCCGCCAGATCGCGAACAAGCTGAAGGTCTACAGCGGACCGAACCACCCGCACGCGGCGCAGCAGCCGCAGGCCTTCGAGATCAAGAAGATCGCCCAGTGAGCGACGAGTACACCGAGGAAGTTCCTGTGACCACCCCTGAGAACGAGACCCCCGAGGTCGAGACCCCCGAGGTCGACGCCGAGGTTGTCGAGGCCGAGGTCGTCGAGGCTGCTCCCGAGGCCGAGGCTGCAGAGGCTGAGGTCGTCGAGGAAGAAGCCTCCGCACCGGTGGTCGTCGCTCCCTCGCTGAACGGCGCGCCGCACCTGGCGCAGACCGTCGGTCGCCGCAAGGAGGCCGTCGTCCGCGTCCGCCTCGTGCCCGGCACCGGCAAGTTCACCCTGAACGGCAAGACCCTCGAGGACTACTTCCCGAACAAGGTGCACCAGCAGCTCATCAAGGAGCCGCTCGTCACCACGGAGAAGCCCGAGACCTTCGACGTGATCGCCAACCTGCGTGGCGGCGGCATCACCGGCCAGGCCGGTGCGCTGCGTCTCGCCATCGCGCGTGCGCTGATCGCCGTCGACTCCGAGGACCGCCCGGTGCTCAAGAAGGCCGGCTTCCTCACCCGTGACCCGAGGGTCAAGGAGCGCAAGAAGTACGGTCTGAAGAAGGCCCGCAAGGCGCCTCAGTACTCCAAGCGCTGATCTGGATTTCGGCTGTACCCGCGGGAGCAGCAGTTCACCTCGAACTGCTGCTCCCGTGGTGTTTTCCGGGTTTCTCCCCGCCGCCTCGCAGTGTCCATTCGGAGGATTCATGGCCCGCCTGTTCGGCACCGACGGTGTGCGCGGTCTCGCCAACGCCGACCTCACCCCCGAACTTGCGATGTCCGTCGCCGCCGCGGCGGCGCGTGTGCTCGCCGAGCACGATCGTTCCCACCGCCCGGTCGCGGTCGTCGGCCGTGACCCCAGGGCGAGCAGCGAGATGCTGGACGCCGCCGTCACCGCGGGCCTCACCTCGGCCGGTGCCGACGTGCTGCGGGTGGGCGCGCTGCCCACACCCGCCGTCGCGCACCTGGTCTCCGCGCTCGGCGCCGACATCGGCGTGATGATCTCCGCCTCGCACAACGCCATGCCGGACAACGGGATCAAGCTCTTCGCCGCGGGTGGCCACAAGCTGCCCGACCAGGTCGAGGACGAGATCGAGCAGCGCATGGGCGCGGGCTTCGACCGCCCGACCGGTGCCGCGATCGGCCGGGTCCGCGACGTCGCCGACGCCGAGACCCAGTACGTCGAGCACCTCATCAAGGTCACCCCGCACCGCCTCGACGGCCTCAAGGTCGTGGTGGACTGCGCGAACGGCGCCGCGTCGGTGGCCGCGCCGGACGCCTACCGCCGCGCGGGCGCCGAGGTCATCGCGATCAACGCGAACCCGGACGGCCTGAACATCAACGACGGCTGCGGCTCCACGCACATCGATGTGATCTCCGCCGCAGTTCGTGAGCACGGCGCCGACCTCGGCATCGCCCACGACGGCGACGCCGACCGCTGCCTGGCCGTGGACGCCGAGGGCAACGCGGTCGACGGCGACCAGATCATGGCCGTCCTGGCGCTCGCGATGCGCGACGCCGGCGAGCTGTACGAGAACACCCTCGTCGCCACCGTGATGAGCAACCTCGGTCTGCACATCGCCATGCGCGAGGCGGGCATCCGGCTGCGCACCACCGCTGTCGGCGACCGCTACGTGCTGCAGGACCTCAAGGCGGGCGGCTACTCGCTCGGCGGCGAGCAGTCCGGCCACGTCGTGCTGCCCGCGCACGCCACCACCGGCGACGGCCTGCTCACCGCCCTGCGCCTGATGGCCCGCATGGCCGAGACGGGCAAGCCGCTGGCCGAGCTGGCCGCCGTGATGCGCCGCCTGCCGCAGGTCCTGATCAACGTCAAGGTCGGGGACAAGGCCGCCGTCGCCAAGGCCACGTCGGTCAGCGAGGCCGTCGCCGCCGTGGAGGCCGAGCTGGGCGACACCGGCCGCGTGCTGCTGCGCCCGTCCGGCACCGAGCAGCTCGTGCGGGTGATGGTCGAGGCGACGAGCCACGAACAGGCCGAATCCGCGGCACAGCGACTCGCGGGTGTGGTTTCCTCG from Lentzea guizhouensis harbors:
- a CDS encoding type VII secretion-associated protein produces the protein MSLRVAVDFGTSSTCVAVSVHGREPQVVVFDGQPLVPSAVFAAADGTLFVGHEAERQAAVDPARYEPHPKRRVDEGELLLGSSVLPVADVVRAVLTRAVGEARRVGGGAPVDLLVLTHPADWGTVRTRVLIQAARGLGRELVLVPEPVAAAVFHSASHSVPDGGTLAVLDLGGGTVDASVVTRAGGSFRVLAAKGDPSFGGADVDQALLEHVGALVSAKDPQAWRQLVEGREMADRRKRRVLRQDVRGAKETLSRHAYTDVPMPPPFPDAHVTRSDLEQLITAPVGRAAALVGSAVREAGLVPQQLAAVFLVGGSSRIPLVARMVHEHTGVVPTSIDQPETVVARGALRAVSLDPERTGGVAPQGLAQKPQPSGEVTHNLRVSDETTRKITRRITPPPAARFPASFPPMTPPKKSKVPLFVAIGLVVVLAAAGAGGYLWWQNREKTGTDVPPPSDQIAQYDYSFTRPDGWEQTGGAPASRQVLLQPVDREKSADDSPDDRIAVQEQKLEYNSDKDRPRALAELQKQYGDRLDNGDKVAAFSDRHTFAGKSVVHYREEVGGAGVDWYIQFVGTSQVSVGCQATRAGQDRVRAACEQIIRSLTIKP
- a CDS encoding AfsR/SARP family transcriptional regulator, translated to MPDAEYRVLGPLEVRFDGVPVTVPAGKGRVLLATLLLRPNRSVSVDELVERLWDGSPPLIDRAAKTLQMVVVRLRQALGPANCVSTTTNGYLAEVDNLDLLRFRALANHEPHAALALWRGSVLGNVVSGTFGCTATSSPVRSNTWPTHHASRCCSTAWRCSPLQATARRPCDAPGKR
- a CDS encoding AfsR/SARP family transcriptional regulator, whose amino-acid sequence is MLGAEYRVLGPLDVLFDGERVVVPAGKGRVLLATLLLRPNQFMSVDELVERLWDGSPPSIDRAVKTLHMTVARLRQALGRANCVTTTTNGYLAEVDNLDLLRFRSLSEVDPHAALALWRGPLLSNVTSDALHGEDVPRVAEERLTVLERRIELDLEAGRAGELVAELRALTLEHPLRERFWAQLMTALYRADRQAEALTAFTQVSHILADELGIDPGPTLRELHQSILRAEPDPGARRAVAVPRQLPPDLPRFTGRADDLAQLDRLLSGGQPVVISAIAGSAGVGKTALAVHWAHRVRERFPDGQLAINLRGYDRDEPLSPHDALDQLLRGLGLASKEIPADTGQRVGAYRSLTADRRVLVLLDNARTAEQVRPLLPTGGRSVAVITSRSDLRGLVALNDAKVLQLGVLPPADAVRLLEKMIGADRVRAEQEATAELARLCVHLPLALRIAASMLAVEPLRSVRSLVDELQNGNRLTSLEIGDDREAAVRAAFDLSYSALTPDERRMFRLLGLAPRADFTPMSAGALLGVPGEQALKLLRTLTRAHLTDEHASQRFSLHDLLFLHARECAVAEETAEERRAAVVRFLDHHLHSVDNAERAIRADRRAKPLTGRDPVVEAATFTDRDSALAWCRQEHDLLIELCEFALAEGHLDHAWMLPGCLWGHLQVHASTGDFLRLYAVALEAAERSRNRYGQAVALHSLGVAHRRAGHFEEALGLLQRALALREEHGDPWTLAATEVELANVWFEQEDYAEALRHDRAAGAHWRQAGNTRGWARSLNAVAMTLVELGDFAGAVQAADEAAEVYASLGIVDGALEDTRALAKFRMGDLEGAVRIYRDLFAGPLLDQESSFSRTSALVSGAEVFRAAGDREAALTCAREALEIAERSGLRRVDEIRELVRELVRELEVRRAGR
- a CDS encoding AfsR/SARP family transcriptional regulator, with protein sequence MNVEYRVLGPVEVVRDGVPVALPAGRGRVLLATLLLRPNRFVPVDELVDRLWDGEPPTPDRAHKTLQMVVRRLRVALGDADCVRTATGGYLAEVDPEQLDLTRFRRLAADGEFATALAHWRGPVASDVDSAHLHREDVPPLVEERLVVLGRRIDVDLARGRGGELVDELRGLTGEHPLREGFWAQLVQALHQAGRPQDALAAYEQIRDQLADELGVEPGQPLRDLHERLLDPAARGDVPRQLPALATYFAGREEELAKLTRLTEAGAAVVITAIDGAAGVGKTALAVHWAHSVADRFPDGQLYVDLRGFDPSAQPLEPSDVLASFLAAFGVPGGKVPADLPERAALYRSVIADRRVLVLLDNARDVEQVRPLLPAGRGCLVVLTSRNRFTGLVVREGALPVTLDVLTEPDAVALLTARLGADRVRAEPDAVADLVAFCGGLPLALAVLASRTASSPELTLRALVDELKDASSGLMGGVDTVFSTSYRRLDAAAARLFRLLGLATGPDISLDAAAALDGRSRTEVRRSLHLLIRMHLAVERTPGRYTCHELLRAYSLTRSVAEDTDADRHAAVRRLLDFYLRTADNADRLLRHSRVALTLPPMADDVHPTPLPDRTAALTWCETEHQNLMAAARLAGEHGLHQHAWQLPTTMFGYLNVHQLPAERVELCRVALAAARAAENPFAVGNTLHSLGNALSTLSLFEEADAAYAEALQVREGIGHLHGIAVTLDQWAVNQAKQGLLEPARVLHERAVDRRREEGEPAGLAIALNNQAMTLVALKDFEAALAANDEAHATIVAAGIDYLLPSTLDTRGMLQLELGRLDDAVETFHDVLALPDDDMPNAIRAVTHENLAEALARQGRVAEAVAALGEALLMREEQGNTRAAAVLRDRIAELES